Proteins found in one Brachyspira murdochii DSM 12563 genomic segment:
- a CDS encoding methyl-accepting chemotaxis protein: MSLKNKVLLLVIIVVILALSPTIFINTKTNKEALYDSAMNVSQNYFYDIGSTFDSIFSSTTVGTVSLADIATVSYDLYSTGSVADVATNLRKVIYRFHKSQTALHHIIANGIYFEPNIIENNPYMRGIYSLYLYDVGNTGNMQPIIENAGENYTQEEFYSLALPDNWNRESRRPRNIYYSSPYLKNIDKPQKVISFSSPIYSSVNDNLIGVSLSDLSLDIAHEMLTNIVKTGPFNTVIFDSRNKKIVYHDNPNYILSSIEDIEWINNAINNTTFYTNTRIRENYQVENENYTLFFRQFDNGFYNIFMYVPTTFFYNVLTTTNNTIFLILIVAILIIIIVLNITIPISLKPLDKISQELESGVFDNNIFVNVTKINSRDSLGDLSTWIRIFFDMVQHVFSSVSKTLKVSKEQSNALKTKMTDISEAAGAMTESVGLIIDNISSQQTEFKHVESSNLEIYKIIASSLAQLISIDDMTNNLQSKIDDQSVSLNQINSLTVTMQKDMQEVSTSVGKAKEESEQVVSLAQDSKDKIVKTENITKSLISSIRGITDFVNSTIDISQQTNMLAMNAAIEAAHAGEQGKGFAVVAEEIRKLATTTNLQSEKAWKILRDIEKEMNQIMSSMTERISATEDMLAKMQNFVNTMNKVKKVADEKYVSTKEISVSIESLYDAVKVIKEQYTDLHGRISVAKDDLVNLSDFSKKNDEAMKLVSQNTDDIVSKTQDMGGQIGNVFDLIKEIEQLSTVASDSVDALEKEMSNYVIKDFEEVLKEKIKIINEGDRAYSRKPFVQSIYRFVVASFGKDKFQNLLEQMPDECRYIFKDITKTKFRKKYPLSSSFFIPMTSIMDEFYDGAREGIREKARYDFKKFSFFTKMFIKISSKNALADVFVDFNKKMFKNINIEVVKAEKRRIIYHLQYFPNYDSMIETYYDEMIKNIFRFKYPNGSKVKMTKSISKGYIYTEYIITW; encoded by the coding sequence ATGAGTCTAAAAAATAAGGTACTTTTATTAGTTATTATCGTTGTCATTTTAGCATTGTCTCCTACAATTTTTATAAATACAAAGACTAATAAAGAAGCATTATACGATTCGGCTATGAATGTTTCGCAAAATTATTTTTATGATATAGGTTCAACATTTGATAGTATATTTTCTTCAACTACAGTAGGAACAGTATCTTTAGCGGATATAGCTACAGTGTCTTATGATCTATACTCTACAGGAAGTGTTGCTGATGTTGCTACAAACCTCAGAAAAGTTATTTACCGTTTTCATAAATCTCAGACTGCTTTGCATCATATTATAGCAAACGGAATATATTTTGAACCTAATATTATAGAAAATAATCCCTATATGAGAGGTATTTATTCATTATATTTATATGATGTAGGCAATACTGGAAATATGCAGCCTATAATAGAGAATGCAGGTGAGAACTATACTCAAGAGGAATTTTATTCTTTAGCATTGCCGGATAACTGGAACAGAGAATCAAGAAGACCTAGAAATATTTATTATTCTTCACCTTATCTTAAAAATATTGATAAGCCTCAGAAAGTTATTTCTTTTTCTTCTCCTATATATTCAAGTGTAAATGATAATCTTATAGGGGTTTCTTTATCAGACCTTTCTTTGGATATAGCTCATGAAATGCTTACTAATATAGTAAAAACAGGTCCTTTTAATACTGTTATTTTTGATTCAAGAAATAAAAAGATAGTTTATCATGATAATCCTAATTATATATTAAGCAGTATAGAAGATATAGAATGGATTAATAACGCTATCAATAACACCACATTTTATACTAATACAAGAATAAGAGAAAATTATCAGGTTGAAAACGAAAATTATACATTATTTTTCAGACAGTTTGATAACGGATTTTATAATATATTTATGTATGTTCCTACAACTTTCTTTTACAATGTGCTTACTACAACCAATAATACGATATTCTTAATATTAATAGTTGCAATACTTATTATTATAATAGTGTTAAATATAACAATACCTATATCATTAAAACCTTTGGATAAAATTTCTCAGGAATTGGAGTCTGGTGTATTTGACAATAATATATTTGTCAATGTAACTAAGATTAATTCTAGGGATTCTTTAGGAGATTTAAGCACTTGGATAAGAATATTTTTTGATATGGTTCAGCATGTATTTTCAAGCGTATCAAAAACACTTAAAGTATCAAAAGAACAGAGCAATGCTTTAAAAACTAAAATGACAGATATTTCTGAGGCAGCAGGAGCTATGACAGAGAGTGTAGGTTTGATAATAGATAATATTTCCTCTCAGCAGACAGAGTTTAAGCATGTGGAAAGCAGTAATTTGGAAATATATAAAATTATAGCATCAAGTTTGGCACAGCTTATATCTATTGATGATATGACGAATAATCTTCAAAGTAAAATAGATGATCAGTCAGTAAGTTTAAATCAGATAAACTCTCTTACTGTAACTATGCAGAAAGATATGCAGGAGGTATCTACTTCTGTCGGCAAAGCTAAAGAAGAATCAGAACAGGTTGTTTCTTTAGCACAGGACAGCAAAGATAAAATAGTAAAAACAGAAAATATTACAAAATCTTTAATATCTTCAATAAGAGGTATTACAGACTTTGTAAACTCTACTATAGATATATCTCAGCAAACTAACATGCTTGCGATGAATGCGGCTATTGAGGCAGCACATGCCGGAGAACAAGGTAAGGGTTTTGCGGTTGTTGCTGAAGAGATAAGAAAATTGGCTACTACTACCAATTTGCAGTCTGAGAAGGCTTGGAAGATACTTAGAGATATAGAAAAAGAAATGAATCAGATTATGTCTAGTATGACAGAAAGAATATCAGCAACAGAAGACATGCTTGCCAAAATGCAGAATTTTGTTAATACTATGAATAAAGTGAAAAAAGTAGCTGATGAAAAATATGTTTCTACAAAAGAAATAAGTGTTTCTATAGAGAGTTTATATGATGCTGTAAAAGTTATTAAAGAACAGTATACCGATTTGCATGGAAGAATATCAGTTGCTAAAGATGATTTAGTTAATTTGTCAGATTTCTCTAAGAAAAATGATGAGGCTATGAAGCTGGTATCTCAGAATACGGACGATATAGTTTCTAAAACTCAGGATATGGGCGGTCAGATAGGAAATGTATTTGACCTTATAAAAGAAATAGAACAGCTTTCTACTGTTGCAAGTGATTCTGTAGATGCACTTGAAAAAGAGATGTCTAACTATGTTATTAAAGACTTTGAAGAAGTGCTTAAAGAAAAAATTAAGATTATTAATGAAGGCGACAGAGCCTACAGCAGAAAACCATTTGTTCAGAGCATTTATAGGTTTGTAGTTGCTTCTTTTGGTAAAGATAAGTTTCAGAATCTATTGGAACAGATGCCTGATGAATGCAGATATATATTTAAAGATATTACTAAAACTAAATTTAGAAAGAAATATCCTTTATCTTCTTCATTCTTTATTCCTATGACTTCTATAATGGACGAGTTTTATGATGGTGCTAGAGAAGGTATAAGAGAAAAAGCCAGATATGATTTTAAGAAATTTTCTTTCTTTACAAAAATGTTTATTAAAATATCATCTAAAAATGCTTTGGCTGATGTATTTGTTGACTTCAATAAAAAGATGTTCAAAAATATAAATATTGAAGTGGTTAAGGCTGAAAAAAGACGTATAATTTACCATTTACAGTATTTCCCTAATTATGATTCTATGATAGAAACATATTATGATGAAATGATAAAAAATATATTCAGATTCAAATATCCTAATGGTTCTAAAGTGAAAATGACAAAATCTATAAGTAAAGGATATATTTATACTGAATATATTATAACTTGGTAG
- the murJ gene encoding murein biosynthesis integral membrane protein MurJ has translation MPENKNVSKEKIAKSSLKMSLVTTISRVFGLVRDQIQAALLGTTFIADAFAIGFILPNLLRRLFAEGNMVASFIPVFTELEKEKGKEESKKFFRAVFTLLGLILIGVVAVGIIISPLLVNILYKSGKDNIEALSLASDLSRIMFPYLLFISLAALMQGVLNIRGYYSISAASPILLNTVIISMALFFYFFMPNFFSNMAYVFAFAVLLGGFVQFVYQMPFVHKQGFSFKPYFNFKDPYVIKMIKLFAPGIFGASIYQINLLVSTAFAGAIGEGRVSAVTFATRIHEFVLGVFAVSVATVMLPTLSKLITDNKKDEAVETLSYSLRLVALVTIPATFGFIVLGKEIVRMIFEYGAFSSKSTYLVSSALRYLSVSLFFVASYRILVQSFYAMKDMKTPVYIAFFTFIINAVSNYLCVYVFKFDIIGISISSVIANIVSFCILYVLLMRKLAVRSIINKKIEIVKTAVSSLFMAAAVYGVKYYLLSNAADSRIFFIFKVFIVILLGVLSYSIINILIRNDDFISFINMFIGRLFRKFVRK, from the coding sequence ATGCCAGAAAATAAAAATGTAAGCAAAGAAAAAATAGCCAAATCATCATTAAAAATGTCGCTTGTAACAACAATAAGCAGAGTATTTGGACTTGTCAGAGATCAGATACAGGCGGCATTACTTGGAACTACATTTATAGCTGATGCTTTTGCCATAGGATTTATACTTCCAAATCTTTTAAGGCGTTTATTTGCTGAGGGCAATATGGTGGCAAGTTTTATACCAGTATTTACAGAACTTGAGAAAGAAAAGGGTAAAGAGGAATCAAAAAAGTTTTTTAGAGCTGTTTTTACTCTTCTTGGATTAATACTTATAGGTGTTGTTGCTGTTGGTATCATAATTTCTCCTTTACTTGTTAATATACTTTATAAATCAGGCAAAGATAATATAGAAGCATTAAGTTTGGCATCTGATTTATCAAGGATAATGTTTCCTTATCTTTTATTTATATCATTAGCAGCATTAATGCAGGGAGTTCTTAATATAAGAGGATATTATTCCATTTCGGCAGCAAGTCCTATACTTTTAAATACAGTTATTATATCTATGGCACTGTTTTTTTATTTTTTTATGCCTAATTTTTTCAGCAATATGGCTTATGTATTTGCATTTGCTGTATTATTAGGCGGATTTGTGCAGTTTGTGTATCAAATGCCTTTTGTTCATAAACAGGGATTTAGTTTTAAGCCTTATTTTAATTTTAAAGATCCTTATGTTATAAAAATGATAAAATTATTTGCTCCGGGTATATTTGGGGCTAGTATATATCAGATTAATTTACTGGTATCTACTGCATTTGCAGGTGCTATCGGAGAGGGTAGGGTTTCTGCTGTTACATTTGCCACTAGAATACATGAATTTGTTTTAGGAGTTTTTGCTGTAAGTGTTGCAACTGTTATGCTTCCAACTCTAAGTAAACTTATAACAGACAACAAAAAAGATGAAGCTGTTGAAACTTTATCATATTCTTTAAGACTTGTAGCATTAGTTACCATTCCAGCTACTTTTGGGTTTATAGTATTGGGTAAAGAAATAGTGAGAATGATATTTGAATACGGGGCTTTTTCTTCAAAGTCTACATATCTAGTATCAAGTGCTTTAAGGTATTTATCAGTTTCATTATTTTTTGTGGCTAGCTACAGAATACTTGTACAGTCATTTTATGCTATGAAAGATATGAAGACTCCTGTTTATATAGCATTTTTTACATTTATAATCAATGCTGTTAGTAATTATTTGTGTGTTTATGTATTTAAATTTGATATTATTGGAATATCTATATCAAGTGTTATTGCAAATATTGTATCTTTTTGTATACTATATGTATTACTTATGAGAAAATTGGCTGTAAGGTCAATAATAAATAAAAAGATAGAAATAGTAAAAACGGCAGTATCCAGTTTATTTATGGCAGCAGCTGTTTACGGAGTTAAATATTATTTATTATCAAATGCGGCTGATTCTAGGATATTTTTCATATTTAAAGTATTTATAGTAATACTGTTGGGAGTTTTATCATATTCTATTATTAATATATTAATAAGAAATGATGATTTTATATCTTTTATTAATATGTTTATAGGCAGATTATTTAGAAAGTTTGTAAGAAAATAA